The nucleotide sequence TTGGCTTTGGTAAGGTCCAATATTGCATTCATAATCAGATCATTTAAGGGGTTCTAATTTTACTTTATGTACAATTTGAACACATATAACTTTTCAGCCTACAAAGTTACTGAACATAACATAGGGGCTGTTTCTTTTTTATCAGACAGGTTCCTCCATGTGCAAACTGTGTATTGCGCTTTTGATACTGAACCCTGTACCACTCGTtggttagatttttatgatatgcCATTGGCATCCTTTATACTGGTAGTCACCAGTTGGTACTGGTTAAGAAAAATTATGCCAGACTTATCTTTCACTTGCAGTTGAAGCTGTGAGTGTTAGCCCTTATTGGGCATTAGTAGGAAAGGTGGCTGGAGAGAACCCATGGCCAGCCAGATTCCATGGGCAATGGTGGCAGTAGGGAGGTGGCAGTGGAAAGGGAAAGAGTTAAGGTTTCAAAAGGCAAGGTTCATATTTTGTCAGATAAGTAGCTTTTTGACTGTTCTGATTGAAACAGGTGATATCTAAGCTTTTTTGGTGTGTTTTACTATCTATAGCCCTAAACTGGGTGGTTTTCATTATGGTCTCCTAGCTGAATGTTACATACTGCTTGATATGAGTGGTATACTGTGATTTTGCAATCCCTCATTCATACATATTAAAGGAAAATAATCCAGTGGTGCAGGATAATGATTAGCAGAAATGTAGTCAAGCTGATCAGATAAAGGGCTAATTACAGATTATCCTCTGTAATTAATTATCCTTAGCATATCGGTtcttatacttttaaaaattacattaagatcgctatacttatgaaagtgaaatatttagccTTGTTGCTCCAACAAAATCTCTTTTTTTAACCCTATGAAATTACCTTTATAACCCTGtatagggatcttaatatttcacTTTTGTAAGTATAGAAAtcccaatataacttttgaaaatgtAGGGATCGGAATGTTAAGGATagctaattatatgagataatCTGTAATTAGCTCTCAGATAAAAGATGCTATTGAAACAGAGAGGAAGAAAACTTTTGAAGAAGCTAATGTAACATGCTGACACTGTATGATAAGTATGACGAGAAGGAGGTTAATAGAGTATATTTAGGAGAAACAAATTGAAGTTAAGAATTTCTTGCCTGTGTGGGAGTAGGTGCATCTAAAAATACATGCacagctataaaaaaaaaaaaaagttatcttATGATCCTCATCTGATGCTGCATTTCTGATCCTGATAACCTTGTTCAGTGCTAAGTCGGATTTCTATTCTTTGTGTTCTTTTTAGACAGTGTTCATATCACCATATTTTATTAGCTTTCAGTTAGTAGTATATTCTATCATGACATTATAGAACTAATATTTGGTACACATGGAAACACTTATTTGTTGTGATCATCTCAGGTTCTTTATTGTTGATCTAATTCTTCGATTAGTTGAAGCACTTTCTACAGCAGATAATTATTCAGATGTGATATCTTCAAATGGTGACCTTTTTCGTCTTGTTTGTGAAGTGGTTAAGCTGCCTGATAAGTTTGAGGTTTGCATGTTGCTTGACGATTATATATCATTGGATTTTGGACTACTGAAACAATGCATTCTCATACATTGCACCAATTACAATGATCAACATCCACTGCATTAAAAGGTTATGTACATGTTGCTCTTATACTCATAACATCTCTCCTACTGTAGGCATACTTTCTGTGCAATGCTGCATTGTACTGCTAATGCAAAAGAGCCACAGCAAATTTATATAATTGATTCTTGCTATTTTCTGAAACTAAGGGTCGATTTTACCTTATGAGTTTACACGAAAATTCAACCAACTTAAAAGCTCatcattttgtttttatcttcttattcAGAGTAGAAATAGTATAGTAACCAGACCAAGACAACAAAATGCCTTTTGGCAGTATACTTTCATGCATGATGAAGGCATCTGTTGAGTCATGCCACTTTAGCTTGTACTTAATCTCTTTTATCATGAtcaatttattatttatcaaataaagaAGTACAAGATGTTAAATAAAAATCAACAACTAACATGCATTATCGTAAACTGGTAAAATGACCAGCAGTCTTTGGATGACCATCTCAAACTACAAGATGTCGCTTGTATATTTTGTTCTCTTGAATATTTTATTCTATTGTGTCGAATGTAGAAGTTGTAGGCAATAAGCATGAAAATCTTGACAACTTAATATCGGTAGTTATTGTACAAAATCAAATTGACAATTTCGAAATATATCTCTTTTTTTATATAAGACAGATTAGTTATAGTGTTAGTTGAGTCTAATTTGGACTTGTAAAGTTAGAtcatcatttttaattttttttattggttaTCACTTGTTAAAGCAGAATTTGGTTGTCCGACATGTGGCGGAGATTTAAAGCCAACCTTGGTTTGAGTCCGAGCCTATCACAATCTTGAGTCTCTCCTACAAAATTTGCATTGGGAGTGTGCTCGAGAAAGGCCCTTCCGATGCAAAGGATTcgatcaaatgttgaatctataAGACATAACTAGTCTTTAGAAAGCCTTGGAGGAATACCTGGGAGCTCTTTTATAGTGTTATATGCTATCGTTGGTTGAGGTCAACAGTTATGTGCACTGTTCAGTCATGAATGGGGTCGTGGAGTTATATGTTGTGCCGAACTCAACGgatacgaagcaaagactacacaACTCAGCTTTCCGTTGATGTTATGTGGCTAACCACATAGAGTTTAGTCAATCGCCTTGCTAGCACCACACTGTCTGTATCATAGATTCTGGCCCTATGTAATACGTAGGCCGAATGGGGTTGGCATGTCAGCTAGGTGGAGATGATGTGTCGACATGGTTTCAGTTACGTGGAGCTGACGACTATAGTCCACGTGTCATATTACTCAAAACTTTGGATTGGGTTGACATGTGAATTAAAATTAAAGTGCAAAACGTTACAAATTAAAAAGGAATGGATAATTTAACAAATACCTATTTGATGAAGATGCATTAAAGGAAATAGATACATAGTTCGAACTCATAACATGCTTTGCAATCATGATAGAATTTTTTATTAGGTTACAACTAATTCCAAAAGCTTAAGCTGTTAGGAAAAGGTTTAGTTTTGTTTATCTATACTTGCCACTCTAATGACATTTAGGTCTAGGTTTaggttttttttattgtttggaTTTTTGTCCAGATtttcatcattatttttcttggttatttaaGAGTCTTATTTTGAGTGAGACTGATGTTGAAGTCATAACATGAGTATATTATTGTTTAGTACAGGTGTTCAttcaaataagttttttttttccatgaGTCTTCTTAATTTACTTGGAGTTAAGTGAAGTCTACAAAATGAGCCTAATTAAAGAGGTGTTATATGATGAGATGATCATCAAAGTTGTGTTTTTGTTTAGGCCTGTTTGCCATGATTGTATCTTCTTCTTGCCTATCTTGCATCTCTCTCTTCCTAAACACCTAAGCACACTTTCTTCCTGTTATGATAAAATAGAAATATTGCAATCATGATAAAAGAAACAGCTAAATGTTGATAtcttgagaaaaaaatttatgCTAATTACCATTTCTTACAACAGGTTGCTAGCTTGTGCGTTTCTGCTGTTATCATAATTGCAAATACCTTAGCAGATGAGCAGCATTTGATATTGGGCATTCTGAATGGTATGTGATTCTTCCACTGTAAAGCCTGTTTGGAATACTGTTATGGCATCAGAACAACTTATACAATGTTTTTCCTGCTAGATTTTCAATTTTTGCAGGGCCTATTTGATGTTTTACCTTTTGTTTCCGATGATTCACAAGCTCGAAATGCATTCTGGTGCATCCTAGCTAGGTTGTTCCAACAAGTTGAGAATGTTAGCACCACATCGAATCTGCACCAATTTGTATTGCTTTTGTTGGACAAATCTTTCCTTATTGAAGAAGACCTTGATAGCCATCTGGTGGACGATCCAGGAGATAATTCGAGTTCCTGTGTTGTGGAGGTAAAATCGTATGCAGTGACTACCTGCGTATCCTTTACGTAAAAATTTGGTACTACAAAGCATAGGACATTGCAgcgaacttttttttttatcaattaaatcATTTGAACAATAACAAGTTTCTATTTAAACTGGCAAATTTAATATATATGCTTGATTTATTTGGCTGGCTCTGAAATTTCCTGTTAACCTTGACCCTCATCACAGCTTAAGAGAATTGCCCGTATTCTTGAGAAATGGAACAAAGATGGAGCTGCTAATTTGGAGAAAGATGATTCTTGGGATGGAAACCATGGTAGTAAAGCTCGGAAGTTGCTTAGTTACTGTCTCAAATACTCTTCGTAGGCGCTACCTCTAATGTCAGATCAACTTGAGATGATTAACTCCTTTTATTTTGTGGATTTTCTGCCTTAAATTTTCTTGATAGGAAATTGATAGATAgtttttcttaattattttagTTTCGTGTGGGTGATCTTCCTTCGCTATCGATATGCTTATGTACGGTGCCATTATTTAATGTTCTGTGCTTAGTGCGACAAATCTCTTGAATTTTCAATGTTTACTGGTGCTTAAATCACTAAGTACCGCAGAATGGATAAGTATTTTGTAATGTATTGGCTCTTTGGATTGCAATGGTCTACAGGATGATGTTTTTTCTTGATGACTAACCTAACCTCATAATGATGAAAGGTGAAAGTGAAAAGAATTCAAATATATTTAGGTTTACTAGAGAGAGGAATTCACCTTACAATTTGCTTTCTAGTTGGAAGTCGATTTATCTTTTTCATCAACTTAATTGGGCATAAATTCTCCAATACGACATAAATGGATTATATTATGTAAGTTACTTTCAATCGGGATCAGTAGCAAAATTTGTAGCTAAAAAATTATATCGATTTGATTTTGAAGAATTAAATTATTAtggatttgattttatttttttcaacgtTACTTTTCTGTGCATCAAACAGATTATTTTCGACTTGTATTTGTGAGCCATAATTCGTGGGCCATTGATGGGTGCCTACGATTCCTCGTGATCATCCCCTCCATCATCGAGTTGGACGGTCGACATTGGCAGCGCTTCACCCATTTGCGGTCCCCACATCGGGGAAGGGCCCCTACTGCCGAAGtgccaccatcatcatcatcatccgcagcagcatcatcatcatcaccaccatcACGCGTCTCCCGTGTCCTGCAATTCATCAACCCAAATCAGCGGCCGCGATCATCGCTGCTCCTCCCCATCCCCTTCCAAACCCACATCTAGGGCTCTAGTTAGGGTTTCATCCGCTGCCGTACTTcgccggccgccgccgccgcggttACCCTCGGCCGCCCACCTTCTCCAGTCGCGATGTCGTCGAACGCGAACCCTGAGGGCCTCGGTATGTACGGCCACGACGACGCGGCCGCCGACGCCAGCGGCGGCCAAGGAGCCATAGAGGGCGCCACCGGTGGGGAGAAAATGGGCGTGTCCCTTATCCCGACGTCGGATCAGGATCATCTCGCGGAGGCTATGGATGCAGCCGCGCCGCTGATGAGTGTAACCTCGAACCAGCTCACGCTGTTGTTCCAGGGCGAAGTGTACGTCTTCGACTCTGTCTCGCCCGAGAAGGTTTGTTCCAATTACTCCATTTTTGTCACTTTGGAGGAATCTGTGCTAAATTTGGTTAAAGGTGGCCTTTTCACATTTTAGTGGAATTGCATATAAACGCGTCTGGTTGCACCATTTTAAGTCACATCTGTTTGACGCCTATGATTCATTCACGAGAATGGTCGAAATCcgacattttttttaaattgaaaCTCGCATTTGTTTCTTTTTTGCGTTCTAACAAATTGGTGATATATCCAGTGATTTAATTGATGGATGACTTGTACTGAACATTCTTTAATATGTTGGACTTTCCATTTGGTAATGCTAACTTTTGGATGTCATTTGTGGCTACGTTGTGGCTAATCAAACGACTCCTGATGTTTGTTAAGGTAGGATGCACCTTTTATTGATGATGGTAGTGTTTATTAAATTGATCAGATTTTTATTTCGCCTACTAGCAGGTTTATTTTGGGAATAGCAGTATTCTTGATTTTGAGAAAGGGTGCTATTTTCAAATTCATTGAATATTTGAATAATCTGCCAGTGTGTTTTCACTGATCATGATGAAGCATTTACAATGTTTGTGAGAATTGACATTATTGTGGGAAAAAAATGTTTTTGTATGTTAGACATTGTTTTCCGTCGACCATAATTTTCATGGAAATTCCTAGATGGGAAATTCCATCTAGGACATGAGGTTCTTGTAGACTGAAATAAGATTAATTTCTACTATAATTATTTGTGTATGATATCTGATCTCAGTGGTATGACCTGGATTTCTCTCTTTGATGTTTTTTCTGTGGGTCTAATTCTGTGGAATATAAACAAACTTATAATATGGAGTTTTGCTGTGGGATTTCTGTCCCAATATGTTAATTTCTAATCTAGGGTTGTTCTGTTTGTAATTCATAACTTGTCAATCATATATACTAATTATGTCATCCATGTGTAATACCATTTGCTAATCAAattattttacattttcatttaacATAATAAGAATCTGAGCTTTCCTGATTGGATGCTAATGTTGCAGGTGCAAGCTGTGCTCTTACTGCTGGGAGGATGTGAAGTACCTACTGGCGCAGCTGGCATGACATTATCTGGTCAGCAGGATGATAGGGTAGTCCTGCATCTTTCCTCTAGTCTAGATCATCTTGAAGGCAATTCTGTTTCTGTACACTGGTTTCTAACTGCATATTTAAACAGGGTTATGATGATTTACTTCATCGAACAAATATTCCTGCAAAAAGGATTGCTTCGTTGATAAGGTTTCGCGAGAAGCGTAAAGAAAGGAATTTTGATAAGAAAATCCGGTATAATGTCCGCAAAGAGGTTGCCCTCAGGTATTGAGGTCCGGTTGTGATTTTAAtatgaattctttttttttctgttagCTATCAAATATAATGAGTTGCAAATGTCATCCAGTTTTTTTGGTTCAGTTTTATTCTGTTTGTCATATCATGTCACATTGATCTCTGTTAGTGTTTTCTTTGTTGTAAAGCAGTGAATATTGTTTTATACTTTGATATCCTCTCTTTTGTTTGCATCATCCTATTTCTTATGTTGAGGAGAACAAGAAAGGAGGATTTTATGAAGCAAgacaataattttttaaaagttaACTTCTCTTTGTGGTGGGTGTTTATGAAGAAAGACACAACTGTTGATCAGACCTCACGCTGGTCCGATCAATAGTTGTACCTTTAGTGTGAACTCTAGCACTGAGGTTCTATCAGAAGAGCTCTTTAGGGAGGTAGGGCTGGATTCTGGGAAACCAATGATGTCTTGACCATCTGAATTGCtgtaccatcaagtatggttcaatgcttctctttggaaatgttctcaaaattatcttatatttcatttttgTTCAAGCTGTATCCTATTGTTGATTTCAGTGCGTTTATTACTCCAACAATTTGGAACAAATGTGGTGCCATCATCCTTTGCATTCTGATCTCATAGTCATTGCTGGACATGCATATTGTTGTCCTTTGCTGTTCTTTTGCTATCTGCACATATTAAAGTTTATCCTTTCTAGGGCGCTGTTAGCATAATCTAGGTCTTTTCACAGATTTGATATCAGTTTTTCATAAGGTGCTATCTACAGGCATGAATTAATTCCGTGAGTAAGAGTTTAAAGGATATTGAAGAACACACATATGACTGTTTGACTTGAACTGCAGACTGAATTTCGATGAGGTcattatttttaagaaaatacctATAAagcattttaaaaaataataaaaaaatctctgGAAAAGTATGATAGAACCAGtataattttgtttttatttggTTTTGGCATATTGCTATTTTATTGCTCTTAGATTTACCAAGGAATTTGATTTCTCACGTACTGTTGTATTCCCAATTTCTGCATGAATGGCTTTTTCATTAGAGTTGGAGTATGATTTCATCAACATTATTCAATTAAAATCTTAATTTGCTTAATATGCATGTTTGAATGAAATATGTGTATTTTATAATGTATCAAACTGATATAGCCATACCAAATATAGTAGTTTAGCATGATATGTATACATATTACAGAACATTGACAAGTTAAAACTTTCATAATCTGTAAAATACTAGCCCTCTGGAATGCTCAGGAGTCTTTTTCTATCAATTGGCATTGTGATCATATTTGTGACTGAAAGGTGTATTTGTTCATGATACGCATATTTTCAACAGAACCTGTTTAATTTTATGATCGTGGACATTTTGGCCATGCCTCTGTTTGATTATTCCTTAATTGGTTTCTTAACACTGCTTGAAGTCTTTCTAAATGCATAATGGCTTGACAGGATGCAGCGCCGAAAAGGGCAATTTGCAGGGAAGGCTATTACCCAGGAAGGAGCATTGGCCTCTTCAAGCGGTGATCCTCTTCAAAGCTCAATCCAAGAAGATCCTCCTAGGGAATCAAAGTGAGTTGCATATCACTTTTATCTGTTATCATGATTTTGCAGAATTCTCTCCTcttaaatactaaaaataatcaaTGTGCCACTGTGTCATATCAATTGCTCTAAACTTTTAAGTTGTCTTTTCAGATGTCAAAATTGTGGAATTAGCGAAAAAATGACACCAGCAATGCGGCGTGGACCTGCTGGACCAAGGTCACTTTGCAATGCTTGCGGACTAATGTGGGCAAACAAGGTCTAGTTAAAAGCTAATTTGAtctatttattgatatttttgtaGTCTTCATCTTATAAAAGTAATATCTCTCTAAGATTTCTTTAAATCACTATTCTGCCCGCACATGTGCTGGATGTGctttttttcataaaaatatggATATATAAATGTGCTTGTGTATTACTCTTAAAAAGCATGTCGCATTACAAGGGAATGTTTTATACTATGAGTCACCAAAATTTTATAGGGAACTATTGTTTCATGTATATAGATATTACTTTATTTGGTTGAGTTTTGGGAAAAGAAGGATTCCTTTATTGTGTACTATTGCCTAAGCATTGGATCAAAGTAGTATGCCAACGCAAGCAGTCTATCGGGCTGTGTTTACCATGGgaagagaaggaaaaaa is from Musa acuminata AAA Group cultivar baxijiao chromosome BXJ1-6, Cavendish_Baxijiao_AAA, whole genome shotgun sequence and encodes:
- the LOC103986951 gene encoding GATA transcription factor 18 isoform X1 gives rise to the protein MSSNANPEGLGMYGHDDAAADASGGQGAIEGATGGEKMGVSLIPTSDQDHLAEAMDAAAPLMSVTSNQLTLLFQGEVYVFDSVSPEKVQAVLLLLGGCEVPTGAAGMTLSGQQDDRGYDDLLHRTNIPAKRIASLIRFREKRKERNFDKKIRYNVRKEVALRMQRRKGQFAGKAITQEGALASSSGDPLQSSIQEDPPRESKCQNCGISEKMTPAMRRGPAGPRSLCNACGLMWANKGTLRSPSRAKIGTPSTANPSEHGQAIDSELISDNKLHVHTPSNHDAVVSNSEIVGDGMTADVQQADTVGLKTELREV
- the LOC103986951 gene encoding GATA transcription factor 18 isoform X2 — protein: MSSNANPEGLGMYGHDDAAADASGGQGAIEGATGGEKMGVSLIPTSDQDHLAEAMDAAAPLMSVTSNQLTLLFQGEVYVFDSVSPEKVQAVLLLLGGCEVPTGAAGMTLSGQQDDRGYDDLLHRTNIPAKRIASLIRFREKRKERNFDKKIRYNVRKEVALRMQRRKGQFAGKAITQEGALASSSGDPLQSSIQEDPPRESKCQNCGISEKMTPAMRRGPAGPRSLCNACGLMWANKGTLRSPSRAKIGTPSTANPSEHV